One window of Quercus robur chromosome 5, dhQueRobu3.1, whole genome shotgun sequence genomic DNA carries:
- the LOC126727774 gene encoding uncharacterized protein LOC126727774, protein MGTPRVVKSQAIIDLLAQFPREEEFPLDDEVPGEVAMAEEVRKQWVMKFDGSSTTHSGGAGVVLYHEEDKAMALSFKLEFPCSNNTAEYEAYLTGLTTALEMGVKHLKVLGDSNLVVCQAKGSFSLKEPSLAPYRAMAQRMEEKFSTFEIEHAPRNENWFADALAALGSQIIFKGNSINIEVSKREESIIEVLKEKFREEQGEGDWRIPIKETLVKGDDAVELKILKDYALVKEELYRRMLGGILSRCVGQEEA, encoded by the coding sequence ATGGGGACACCTAGGGTAGTGAAAAGTCAGGCTATAATAGATTTATTGGCGCAGTTTCCAAGAGAGGAAGAATTCCCACTGGATGATGAAGTTCCAGGGGAAGTAGCTATGGCAGAAGAAGTTAGGAAACAGTGGGTAATGAAATTCGATGGGTCTTCTACTACCCATTCCGGAGGGGCGGGAGTAGTTCTGTATCATGAAGAAGACAAGGCAATGGCGCTGTCATTTAAATTGGAATTCCCCTGTTCAAACAACACGGCGGAGTACGAAGCCTATCTAACTGGGCTTACCACGGCGCTCGAAATGGGAGTCAAACATTTGAAAGTACTGGGAGATTCGAACTTGGTCGTCTGCCAGGCCAAAGGAAGTTTTTCCTTAAAGGAACCTAGCCTAGCCCCGTACAGAGCGATGGCCCAGAGAATGGAAGAAAAATTCTCAACCTTTGAGATAGAACATGCTCCAAGAAACGAAAATTGGTTTGCGGACGCGTTAGCTGCATTGGGTTCGCAAATAATCTTCAAAGGGAATAGCATTAATATAGAAGTCAGCAAGAGGGAAGAATCCATCATTGAGGTGTTGAAGGAAAAGTTCCGGGAGGAACAGGGCGAAGGGGATTGGCGAATCCCCATAAAGGAAACCTTGGTGAAGGGAGATGATGCAGTAGAATTGAAGATATTAAAAGACTATGCCTTGGTAAAAGAAGAGTTGTACCGCAGGATGCTAGGTGGGATTTTATCTAGATGCGTGGGGCAGGAGGAAGCctag